From Sphingomonas sp. Leaf357, the proteins below share one genomic window:
- a CDS encoding alpha/beta fold hydrolase, giving the protein MTETTAPDAFEQARALFDRAIQRNFKGLDYFASPAPVLGASPKDLLIQRGTMNLYHYRPMTDDVYRVPLLLVMATTNRGYIFDMVPGQSLVEYLLKAGYDVFMLDWTPPRADEKTLTLADYVLDFIPTAIARVQAETGEEDFSLVGYCFGGVLSLLWAALHPDAPMKNLVCFTTPVDFAQMEMFQAWADQRFFDVDRLVDTFGNCPADYLYSAFDMLRPGAKIAGNIRLLDNLWNDEFVRSFRMFDRWASDTLPLAGEYFRETTKKLMWANALNENTMEVAGRPVDLARITAPFLHVTAEHDHIVPSAASDPLIGMIGSTDKEQVTMKGGHVSLVAGGNAIKRLWPKLVDWLGDRST; this is encoded by the coding sequence ATGACCGAGACCACCGCCCCCGACGCCTTCGAACAGGCCCGCGCGTTGTTCGACCGCGCGATCCAGCGCAACTTCAAGGGGCTGGACTATTTCGCCTCGCCCGCCCCGGTGCTCGGCGCGTCGCCCAAGGATCTGCTGATCCAGCGCGGCACGATGAACCTGTATCACTATCGCCCGATGACGGACGACGTGTACCGCGTACCGCTCCTGCTCGTGATGGCGACGACCAATCGCGGCTATATCTTCGACATGGTGCCGGGGCAGAGCCTCGTCGAATATCTGCTCAAGGCCGGATACGACGTATTCATGCTCGATTGGACGCCGCCGCGTGCCGACGAGAAGACGCTGACGCTTGCCGATTACGTGCTGGACTTCATTCCCACCGCGATCGCTCGGGTGCAGGCCGAGACGGGCGAGGAGGATTTCAGCCTGGTCGGCTATTGCTTCGGCGGCGTGCTGTCCTTGCTCTGGGCCGCGCTGCATCCCGATGCGCCGATGAAGAACCTCGTCTGCTTCACCACCCCGGTCGATTTCGCGCAGATGGAGATGTTCCAGGCCTGGGCCGACCAGCGTTTCTTCGATGTCGATCGCCTGGTCGACACGTTCGGCAACTGCCCCGCCGACTATCTCTATTCCGCCTTCGACATGCTGCGGCCCGGCGCGAAGATCGCCGGCAACATCCGCCTGCTCGACAATCTGTGGAACGACGAATTCGTACGCTCCTTCCGCATGTTCGATCGCTGGGCGAGCGACACGCTGCCACTGGCCGGCGAGTATTTTCGCGAGACGACCAAAAAGCTGATGTGGGCCAACGCCCTCAACGAAAACACGATGGAGGTCGCCGGACGCCCGGTCGATCTCGCCCGGATCACCGCGCCGTTCCTGCATGTCACCGCCGAGCACGATCACATCGTTCCCTCCGCCGCCTCCGACCCGCTGATCGGGATGATCGGATCCACCGACAAGGAACAGGTGACAATGAAGGGCGGGCATGTCAGCCTCGTCGCCGGTGGGAATGCGATCAAGCGGCTATGGCCGAAATTGGTGGATTGGCTGGGGGATCGTTCGACGTGA
- a CDS encoding GNAT family N-acetyltransferase, which produces MSYRIRRFEPTDRDAMLTFADGLPEHDLLFLGRDLKHPRVVDAWQSAIEEGWIDSLVAEDDGAFVGTAALVRDPLGWSAHVGEIRLLVSPTKRGAGLGRDLLEGIFAIAIERGIAKLTAQMTPDQIGSVMLFESLGFRAEALLKDHVRDRGGKPHDLAILAYDVARVAAHHRAFGLEE; this is translated from the coding sequence GTGAGTTATCGTATCCGACGGTTCGAACCGACAGATCGCGACGCGATGCTGACCTTCGCGGACGGCTTGCCCGAACACGACCTGCTGTTCCTGGGCCGCGACCTGAAGCATCCCCGCGTGGTCGATGCCTGGCAATCCGCGATCGAGGAGGGCTGGATCGACAGCCTCGTCGCCGAGGATGACGGCGCGTTCGTCGGGACGGCGGCGCTGGTGCGCGATCCGCTGGGGTGGAGCGCGCATGTCGGCGAGATCCGCCTGCTCGTCTCGCCGACCAAGCGCGGGGCCGGGCTGGGGCGCGATCTGCTCGAGGGCATCTTCGCCATCGCGATCGAACGCGGCATCGCCAAGCTTACCGCGCAGATGACGCCGGATCAGATCGGGTCGGTGATGCTGTTCGAAAGCCTGGGCTTTCGCGCCGAGGCGTTGCTCAAGGACCATGTTCGCGATCGCGGCGGAAAGCCGCACGATCTCGCCATTCTGGCCTATGATGTCGCCCGTGTTGCCGCACACCATCGCGCCTTCGGGCTGGAGGAATGA
- a CDS encoding esterase/lipase family protein — translation MATQVPAATIRPPSAILALTELPRAIAEFGSLGLAAPILASAPRGDGHPVLVLPGFVTTDVSTRVLRSFLKGLGYDAHAWELGRNLGPKAIGREGEKLAARLQAVHELTGKKVSIVGWSLGGVMARQLSRRTPDAVRQVITLGSPFTGSPRATNAWRAYEALTGHKIDGEDARAQMSESECAPPVPSTSIFTREDGVVAWQNCIEPLGAETDNIQVHGSHCGLGVNPAVLYAVADRLAQAEDDWHPFERKGLKALVYPFAGHA, via the coding sequence ATGGCAACTCAAGTACCTGCGGCGACCATTCGTCCGCCGTCGGCCATTCTGGCACTGACCGAACTGCCCCGCGCCATCGCCGAATTCGGCTCGCTCGGGCTGGCCGCGCCGATCCTCGCCAGCGCGCCGCGCGGCGACGGGCATCCGGTGCTGGTGCTGCCCGGCTTCGTGACGACGGACGTGTCGACTCGGGTGCTGCGGTCCTTCCTCAAGGGGTTGGGCTACGATGCGCATGCCTGGGAACTCGGCCGCAATCTTGGCCCCAAGGCGATCGGACGCGAAGGCGAGAAGCTCGCCGCGCGGTTGCAGGCGGTGCACGAACTGACGGGCAAGAAGGTCAGCATCGTCGGCTGGAGCCTCGGCGGTGTCATGGCGCGGCAATTGTCGCGCCGCACGCCGGATGCGGTGCGGCAGGTCATCACGCTCGGATCGCCCTTCACCGGTTCGCCGCGCGCCACCAATGCCTGGCGGGCCTATGAGGCGCTGACCGGCCACAAGATCGACGGCGAGGATGCCCGTGCGCAGATGAGCGAAAGCGAATGTGCGCCGCCCGTGCCCTCCACCTCGATCTTCACCCGCGAGGACGGGGTGGTCGCGTGGCAGAACTGCATCGAGCCGCTGGGGGCCGAGACCGACAACATCCAGGTGCATGGCAGCCATTGCGGCCTCGGGGTGAACCCGGCCGTGCTGTATGCCGTCGCCGATCGCTTGGCGCAGGCCGAGGACGATTGGCATCCCTTCGAGCGCAAGGGACTGAAAGCTTTGGTGTACCCGTTCGCCGGGCACGCGTGA
- a CDS encoding phasin family protein, with translation MADTKKTADKVKDTINEKIVDPAKKAGEAMRKSGAKVAEGGSTVSMKLIDQAEQNAREAFAALRAAAGAKDLSEVMKVQGDYLREQGSRSMTQAKEIGELIVKIGQDSVAPLRGKD, from the coding sequence ATGGCCGATACGAAAAAGACCGCCGACAAGGTGAAGGACACGATCAACGAAAAGATCGTCGATCCGGCGAAGAAGGCGGGCGAAGCGATGCGCAAATCGGGTGCCAAGGTCGCCGAGGGCGGATCGACCGTCAGCATGAAGCTGATCGACCAGGCCGAACAGAATGCCCGCGAAGCCTTTGCCGCGCTGCGTGCCGCGGCCGGTGCGAAGGATCTGTCCGAGGTGATGAAGGTCCAGGGCGACTATCTGCGCGAACAGGGCTCGCGCAGCATGACCCAGGCGAAAGAGATCGGCGAGCTGATCGTGAAGATCGGCCAGGATTCGGTCGCGCCGCTGCGGGGCAAGGACTGA
- a CDS encoding WS/DGAT/MGAT family O-acyltransferase: MLQLSGQDASFVYLETPHTPMHIGSVGIYDPSTAPGGFVRFKDILKFIGERLQGARSFRQRLVRVPFDLDHPYWIEDPEFDIEYHVRHIALPKPGDWRQLCIQVARLHARPMDLNKPLWEFTIVEGLDNVEGLPPGCFALVSKVHHAAIDGMSGVEMSAAVHDLDPGMTPPEGEDQWGPEDMPNVADLLMRSYFNSLRQPMKIVETIGRSLPGMAKLTASVSKGDVSLANTKMAPKTRFNAKVSAHRVWDAVPFKLADVRAMKEAVPGATVNDVILAVVGGGLRKYLDDKGELPVESLTAMAPISVRGEGEKAALGNLVSAMVVPLGTQIADPLERLRYVHEAAVNSKEMTNAVGARTLADYSQLVPAGLAGLAARLYTRVGAANAHAPVYNTVVTNVPGSRVPMYFCGAKMVAMYGTAPVFDSMGLINPIYSYGDTIAISFTCDRAMMPDPDAYADALRHSFAALKAATMDRPAPVAEAVKPVTAKKPTAAGRKPAVKQGAA; this comes from the coding sequence ATGCTGCAACTGAGCGGGCAGGACGCGTCGTTCGTCTATCTGGAGACGCCGCACACGCCGATGCATATCGGCTCGGTCGGCATCTACGATCCCTCCACCGCGCCGGGCGGCTTCGTCCGGTTCAAGGATATCCTGAAGTTCATCGGCGAACGCCTGCAGGGCGCGCGCAGCTTCCGGCAGCGGCTGGTGCGCGTGCCATTCGATCTCGATCATCCCTATTGGATCGAGGATCCAGAATTCGACATCGAATATCACGTGCGGCACATCGCCTTGCCCAAGCCGGGCGACTGGCGGCAGCTCTGCATTCAGGTCGCCCGGCTGCACGCGCGGCCGATGGACCTGAACAAGCCGCTATGGGAATTCACCATCGTTGAGGGGCTCGACAATGTGGAGGGCCTCCCGCCGGGCTGCTTCGCGCTGGTCAGCAAGGTGCATCATGCGGCGATCGACGGCATGTCGGGCGTCGAGATGTCCGCGGCGGTGCACGATCTCGATCCCGGCATGACCCCGCCCGAAGGCGAGGATCAATGGGGGCCGGAAGACATGCCCAATGTCGCCGATCTGCTGATGCGCAGCTACTTCAATTCGCTGCGCCAGCCGATGAAGATCGTCGAGACGATCGGCCGCTCGCTGCCCGGCATGGCCAAGCTGACCGCCAGCGTGAGCAAGGGCGACGTCAGCCTCGCCAACACCAAGATGGCGCCCAAGACCCGCTTCAACGCCAAGGTCTCGGCCCACCGCGTATGGGACGCGGTGCCGTTCAAGCTCGCCGATGTGCGGGCGATGAAGGAGGCGGTGCCGGGCGCGACCGTCAACGACGTGATCCTGGCGGTGGTCGGCGGCGGCCTGCGCAAATATCTCGACGACAAGGGCGAACTGCCGGTGGAATCGCTGACCGCGATGGCCCCGATTTCGGTGCGCGGCGAGGGCGAGAAGGCGGCGCTCGGCAACCTCGTGTCGGCGATGGTCGTGCCGCTGGGCACGCAGATCGCCGATCCGCTGGAGCGGCTGCGGTATGTGCACGAGGCGGCGGTCAATTCGAAGGAGATGACCAACGCGGTCGGCGCGCGGACGCTGGCCGATTACAGCCAGCTGGTCCCGGCGGGCCTGGCCGGGCTGGCGGCGCGGCTCTACACGCGGGTCGGCGCGGCGAACGCGCATGCGCCGGTTTACAACACCGTCGTCACCAACGTGCCGGGCAGCCGCGTGCCGATGTATTTCTGCGGTGCGAAGATGGTCGCGATGTACGGCACCGCGCCGGTGTTCGATTCGATGGGGCTGATCAACCCGATCTACTCCTACGGCGACACGATCGCGATCTCGTTCACCTGCGATCGCGCGATGATGCCCGATCCGGACGCCTATGCCGATGCGCTCCGTCATTCGTTCGCGGCGCTGAAGGCGGCGACAATGGACCGCCCGGCACCGGTGGCCGAGGCGGTGAAACCCGTTACGGCGAAAAAGCCGACCGCAGCCGGGCGGAAGCCGGCAGTCAAGCAAGGAGCAGCGTGA
- a CDS encoding GIY-YIG nuclease family protein: MIERTPCVYILANRYNGAMYVGVTSNLIGRVLQHREGRFDGHTKKYGILRLVHFEIADTMDAAITREKQLKRWRREWKRNLIEAHNPMWNDLAVGFGLPSLPVALDRTADPGTRPG, from the coding sequence ATGATCGAGCGGACACCGTGCGTTTACATCCTGGCCAATCGCTACAACGGCGCGATGTATGTCGGCGTCACCTCAAATCTGATTGGTCGCGTGCTTCAACATCGGGAAGGGCGATTTGATGGTCATACGAAAAAGTACGGCATTTTGCGGCTGGTGCATTTCGAGATCGCCGACACGATGGATGCTGCGATCACGCGTGAGAAACAGCTGAAGCGCTGGCGACGCGAATGGAAGCGCAACTTGATCGAAGCGCACAACCCGATGTGGAACGATCTTGCGGTGGGGTTCGGTCTGCCGTCGCTGCCCGTAGCGCTCGATCGCACGGCGGACCCCGGAACACGTCCGGGGTGA
- a CDS encoding bifunctional cytochrome P450/NADPH--P450 reductase, with amino-acid sequence MASAADLGQDTGRTSVPSPPGLPVVGHLHQIARAGLIGYLLRVSRDFPAGIFKLKFGSRVGLFVTNPDLVEELCDETRFRKMPGPGLRVVRKFAGDGLFTAFSEEPNWGKAHRILLPAFSQRSMRGYYDMMLEVADQLVAKWSRLSGTDVLVADDMTRFTLDSIAIAGFGHRFASFEREELDSFLEALARVLGESLNIITRMPIQQRFAKKAERQYAADIVEMNALVDGIIAERRANPNDGKDLLNLMISAIDPETGEGLDDINIRYQVLTFLIAGHETTSGLLTFSQHLLLRHPHVLAQAYAEVDRVLPGDKRLDYADVAKLEVIERILKEGLRLWPTAPAFTLAPFEDELIGDKYHLRKDRPVNVFAPGLHRDPAVWADPDQFDIDRWLPEAEAARHPHAYKPFGNGERACIGRQFAMVEAKMALAMILQKFAISDPHAYKLRIKETLSIKPDEFYMRVRLRQPHERLSVTAAPEPTVEDVPVAAISGTGQRFAVLYGSSLGTARDIAEEIAARANLDGFDTVVRSLDESFKGGAVPEDRVIVIVTATYNGRAPDSAVEVERALDAGAFEHADWTGARFAVLGIGNSQWPNYQNFPKRVDAAIEAAGATRLLPRAEADGQGDFDGAVAGFVRDLWKALGSEAAPSETTSTLSLHMLDTKEVRAQALPEHAQLLEIVGNDEMVLPADGLWDFAKEPPRPSTRFIRIRLPAGQEYRTGDHIAVYARNRPDLVTRTIERLGLAGAAQLRLNGQGGRFRHLPLGQTVTVRQLLTDFVELSDPLPRRALAVIAAQTRCPNTKRELARLEGVFEEEIAGKRLTLVDLLEQHPAAELSLDALVELSAAIAPRFYSIASSPLVSPDVAELIVGTMAAPHWSGLGEHRGFASGYMQEVAAGDQVFGYVRRPNPPFAPPLDPRIPMILIGPGTGFAPLRGFVQERSSQKAAGADIETSLLFFGCRHPDHDWFCRAEVEAWAKQGVIDPYIAFSAVESHPWKFVQDALWAEQEKVWAAIQAGAQIFLCGDGRFMAPAVRDTLIRIQMQQSGDEHAQGSAWLEQMIEDGRFHQDVFGFGK; translated from the coding sequence ATGGCGTCAGCGGCGGACCTTGGCCAAGATACCGGGCGCACCAGCGTCCCGTCGCCCCCCGGACTCCCGGTCGTCGGGCATCTCCACCAGATCGCGCGCGCCGGGCTGATCGGCTATCTGCTGCGCGTCAGCCGCGATTTTCCTGCCGGCATCTTCAAGCTGAAATTCGGCAGCCGCGTCGGCCTGTTCGTCACCAACCCCGATCTGGTCGAGGAATTGTGCGACGAGACGCGCTTCCGCAAGATGCCCGGGCCGGGGCTGCGTGTGGTGCGCAAGTTCGCCGGCGACGGCCTGTTCACCGCGTTCAGCGAGGAGCCGAACTGGGGCAAGGCGCACCGCATCCTGCTGCCCGCGTTCAGCCAGCGCTCGATGCGCGGCTATTACGACATGATGCTGGAGGTCGCTGACCAGTTGGTCGCCAAATGGTCGCGCCTGTCGGGCACCGACGTGCTGGTCGCCGACGACATGACCCGCTTCACGCTGGATTCGATCGCCATCGCCGGCTTCGGGCACCGCTTCGCCAGTTTCGAGCGCGAGGAACTGGACAGCTTCCTGGAGGCGCTCGCCCGCGTGCTGGGGGAATCGCTCAACATCATCACGCGCATGCCGATCCAGCAGCGCTTCGCCAAGAAGGCCGAGCGGCAATATGCCGCCGACATCGTCGAGATGAACGCTCTGGTCGACGGCATCATCGCCGAACGCCGCGCCAATCCGAACGACGGAAAGGATCTGCTCAACCTGATGATCAGCGCGATCGACCCGGAGACGGGCGAGGGGCTGGACGATATCAACATCCGCTATCAGGTGCTCACCTTCCTGATCGCGGGGCACGAGACGACCAGCGGATTGCTGACCTTCTCGCAGCATCTGCTGCTGCGCCATCCGCATGTGCTGGCCCAGGCCTATGCCGAGGTGGACCGCGTGCTGCCGGGCGACAAGCGGCTCGATTATGCCGACGTCGCCAAGCTGGAGGTGATCGAGCGCATCCTGAAGGAGGGGCTGAGGCTCTGGCCGACCGCGCCGGCCTTCACGCTCGCGCCGTTCGAGGACGAACTGATCGGCGACAAATATCATTTGCGCAAGGATCGCCCGGTCAACGTGTTCGCGCCCGGACTGCATCGCGATCCGGCGGTGTGGGCCGATCCCGACCAGTTCGACATCGATCGCTGGTTGCCCGAAGCGGAAGCGGCGCGGCATCCGCATGCCTACAAGCCGTTCGGCAATGGCGAGCGCGCCTGTATCGGGCGGCAGTTCGCGATGGTCGAGGCGAAGATGGCGCTGGCGATGATCCTGCAGAAGTTCGCGATCAGCGATCCGCACGCCTATAAATTGCGCATCAAGGAAACGCTGTCGATCAAGCCGGACGAATTCTACATGCGCGTCCGGCTGCGCCAGCCGCACGAACGGCTGAGCGTGACGGCCGCCCCGGAACCGACGGTCGAGGACGTGCCAGTCGCCGCCATCTCGGGCACCGGACAGCGCTTCGCCGTGCTCTACGGATCGAGCCTCGGCACGGCGCGCGACATCGCCGAGGAGATCGCGGCGCGGGCCAACCTCGACGGCTTCGACACCGTCGTGCGCTCGCTGGACGAGAGCTTCAAGGGCGGCGCGGTGCCGGAAGACCGGGTGATCGTGATCGTCACCGCGACCTATAACGGCCGCGCACCCGACAGCGCGGTCGAGGTGGAACGCGCGCTGGACGCCGGGGCGTTCGAGCATGCCGACTGGACCGGCGCGCGGTTCGCGGTGCTCGGCATCGGCAATTCGCAATGGCCGAACTATCAGAACTTCCCCAAGCGCGTGGATGCCGCGATCGAGGCGGCCGGCGCGACCCGCCTGCTGCCTCGCGCCGAGGCCGACGGGCAGGGCGATTTCGACGGCGCGGTTGCCGGTTTCGTGCGCGATCTGTGGAAGGCGCTCGGGTCCGAAGCCGCCCCGAGCGAAACCACCTCGACGCTGTCGCTGCACATGCTCGACACCAAGGAGGTGCGCGCGCAGGCGCTGCCCGAACACGCGCAACTGCTCGAGATCGTCGGCAATGACGAGATGGTCCTGCCGGCGGACGGGCTGTGGGATTTCGCGAAGGAGCCGCCACGCCCGTCGACCCGCTTCATCCGCATCCGCCTGCCGGCGGGGCAGGAGTATCGCACCGGCGACCATATCGCGGTCTATGCGCGCAACCGGCCGGACCTGGTGACGCGGACGATCGAGCGGCTCGGGCTGGCCGGCGCGGCGCAATTGCGGCTGAACGGGCAGGGCGGGCGCTTCCGCCACCTGCCGCTAGGCCAGACGGTGACGGTGCGGCAATTGCTCACCGATTTCGTCGAACTGTCCGATCCGCTGCCGAGGCGCGCACTGGCGGTGATCGCGGCGCAGACTCGCTGCCCGAACACGAAGCGCGAACTGGCGCGGCTGGAGGGCGTGTTCGAGGAGGAGATCGCGGGCAAGCGGCTGACATTGGTCGATCTGCTCGAACAGCATCCGGCGGCCGAACTGTCGCTCGATGCGCTGGTCGAACTGTCGGCGGCGATCGCCCCGCGTTTCTACTCGATCGCCTCGAGCCCCCTGGTGTCGCCGGACGTGGCGGAACTGATCGTCGGCACGATGGCCGCGCCGCATTGGTCCGGCCTGGGCGAGCATCGCGGGTTCGCCAGCGGCTATATGCAGGAAGTGGCGGCGGGCGATCAGGTGTTCGGCTATGTCCGCCGCCCCAATCCGCCGTTCGCGCCGCCGCTCGATCCGCGCATCCCGATGATCCTGATCGGCCCCGGCACCGGCTTCGCGCCGCTACGCGGCTTCGTTCAGGAGCGCAGCAGCCAGAAGGCGGCGGGCGCGGACATCGAGACGAGCCTGTTGTTCTTCGGCTGCCGCCACCCCGACCACGACTGGTTCTGCCGTGCGGAGGTCGAGGCTTGGGCGAAGCAGGGCGTGATCGATCCGTACATCGCCTTCTCGGCGGTGGAGAGTCATCCGTGGAAGTTCGTGCAGGACGCGCTGTGGGCCGAACAGGAAAAGGTCTGGGCCGCGATCCAGGCCGGCGCGCAGATCTTCCTGTGCGGCGACGGCCGCTTCATGGCCCCCGCGGTGCGCGACACGCTGATCCGCATCCAGATGCAGCAGAGCGGCGACGAACACGCGCAAGGCTCGGCTTGGCTGGAACAGATGATCGAGGACGGCCGCTTCCATCAGGACGTGTTCGGTTTCGGGAAGTAA
- a CDS encoding MAPEG family protein, whose protein sequence is MNTIAILWPTFALVALVFAVWFTLFVQRTRHMKRNPPSGSDFASGEAALRYFRPVEMPANNLANLFEMPVLYFALVPLLMITHHAGHVQVLLAWAFVVCRAVHSFIQIGPKKVRPRFFAYLLSCVALSAMWIGFFVDMLAAASALSGT, encoded by the coding sequence ATGAACACGATCGCGATCCTGTGGCCGACCTTTGCGCTCGTCGCCCTGGTGTTCGCGGTATGGTTCACGCTGTTCGTGCAGCGCACCCGCCACATGAAGCGCAATCCGCCGAGCGGGAGCGACTTCGCCAGCGGCGAGGCGGCCCTGCGCTATTTCCGCCCGGTGGAGATGCCGGCGAACAACCTCGCCAACCTGTTCGAGATGCCGGTGCTGTACTTCGCGCTCGTGCCGCTGCTGATGATCACGCATCACGCCGGCCATGTTCAGGTGCTGCTGGCCTGGGCCTTCGTCGTCTGTCGCGCCGTGCACAGCTTCATCCAGATCGGGCCAAAGAAGGTGCGGCCGCGCTTCTTCGCCTACCTTCTGTCCTGCGTCGCCCTGTCGGCGATGTGGATCGGCTTCTTCGTCGATATGCTGGCCGCCGCAAGCGCCCTGTCGGGCACCTGA
- a CDS encoding GFA family protein, producing the protein MAEWTAQMELGPMEGGCRCGRVRFAISAAPLFTAVCHCTGCQRMSGSAFSTTICVPVDGFAVTQGEPVIGGLHGDESRHHHCDWCKSWIFTRLPPQMPFVNVRATMLDDARWFAPFMETYTSEALPWAKTGAAHSFATFPEMEEFGPLLAEFAGR; encoded by the coding sequence ATGGCGGAATGGACCGCGCAAATGGAACTTGGGCCGATGGAGGGTGGCTGCCGCTGCGGCCGCGTGCGCTTCGCCATTTCCGCCGCGCCGCTGTTCACGGCCGTGTGCCATTGCACCGGGTGCCAGCGCATGTCGGGCAGCGCGTTCTCGACCACGATCTGCGTGCCGGTCGATGGCTTCGCCGTGACGCAAGGGGAGCCGGTGATCGGCGGGCTGCACGGCGACGAATCGCGGCATCATCATTGCGATTGGTGCAAGAGCTGGATCTTCACCCGCCTCCCGCCGCAGATGCCGTTCGTCAACGTGCGCGCGACGATGCTGGACGATGCGCGCTGGTTCGCGCCGTTCATGGAGACCTATACGAGCGAGGCCCTGCCCTGGGCGAAGACGGGGGCGGCGCACAGTTTCGCGACGTTCCCGGAGATGGAGGAGTTCGGGCCGCTGCTGGCCGAGTTTGCCGGTCGGTGA
- a CDS encoding Xaa-Pro dipeptidase has product MLKFLGAAFALIAAVPASAETVIVTADRMIDVISGKTVEHPAVTIVDGRITGIADARTIKFGGDVRHIDLGGRTILPGLIDMHVHLTSLAEIGGYRGLQYTDAFWGAVGVANAKKTLEAGFTSVRNVGSSDFQDVGLREAIDGGWAVGPRITTATYAIGATGGHCDNNALPPSLDRKEASVINSPEEARAKVRLLHKYGAQVIKICATGGVFSLGDSVGGQQLSLEEMKAIADEAHMLHLKVAAHAHGDEGIRTAILAGIDTIEHCSLASDETIKLAVARRTWFDMDIYNDDYILATGTANGTEQESLDKEKMIGLKQRQTFQRAVKAGVRMIFGTDAGVYPHGDNGRQFAKMVEWGMTPLQAIRAATSDAAEALGKTNDVGAIAVGRYGDIVAVDGDPLADVRVLERVSAVIKGGVQVK; this is encoded by the coding sequence ATGTTGAAATTCCTGGGCGCGGCGTTCGCGCTGATCGCCGCCGTGCCGGCCTCGGCCGAAACCGTGATCGTCACCGCCGACCGGATGATCGACGTGATCTCGGGCAAGACGGTCGAGCATCCCGCCGTGACGATCGTCGACGGGCGCATCACCGGCATCGCCGATGCGCGGACGATCAAGTTCGGCGGCGACGTCAGGCATATCGATCTCGGCGGCAGGACGATCCTGCCCGGGCTGATCGACATGCACGTCCATCTGACCTCGCTCGCCGAGATCGGCGGCTATCGCGGGCTGCAATATACCGATGCGTTCTGGGGCGCGGTCGGCGTCGCCAATGCGAAGAAGACGCTGGAGGCCGGCTTCACCTCGGTGCGCAACGTCGGATCGAGCGACTTCCAGGATGTCGGCCTGCGCGAGGCGATCGACGGCGGCTGGGCGGTCGGGCCGCGCATCACCACCGCGACCTATGCGATCGGTGCGACCGGCGGGCATTGCGACAACAACGCGCTGCCGCCCTCGCTCGACCGCAAGGAAGCGAGCGTGATCAATTCGCCCGAGGAGGCTCGCGCCAAGGTGCGCTTGCTGCACAAATACGGCGCGCAGGTGATCAAGATCTGCGCCACCGGCGGGGTGTTCTCGCTCGGCGACAGCGTCGGCGGGCAGCAGCTCAGCCTGGAGGAGATGAAGGCGATCGCCGACGAGGCGCATATGCTGCACCTGAAGGTCGCCGCGCACGCGCATGGCGACGAGGGCATCCGCACCGCGATCCTCGCCGGGATCGATACGATCGAACATTGCAGCCTGGCCTCGGACGAGACGATCAAGCTCGCCGTGGCGCGCAGGACCTGGTTCGACATGGATATCTACAATGACGACTATATCCTCGCGACCGGCACCGCCAATGGCACCGAACAGGAAAGCCTCGACAAGGAGAAGATGATCGGCCTGAAGCAGCGCCAGACCTTCCAGCGCGCGGTGAAGGCCGGGGTGCGGATGATCTTCGGCACCGATGCCGGCGTCTATCCGCACGGCGACAACGGTCGGCAATTCGCCAAGATGGTCGAATGGGGCATGACGCCGTTGCAGGCGATCCGCGCGGCGACGTCCGACGCGGCCGAGGCGCTGGGCAAGACGAACGATGTCGGCGCGATCGCCGTCGGCCGCTACGGCGATATCGTCGCGGTGGACGGCGATCCGCTCGCCGACGTGCGCGTGCTGGAGCGGGTGAGCGCGGTGATCAAGGGCGGCGTGCAGGTGAAGTGA